A region of Chitinophaga horti DNA encodes the following proteins:
- a CDS encoding polysaccharide lyase 8 family protein: protein MKKLFIFLLIPLLAASTLLAQSEYTTILDRIRKDMIPDAANTARQDKIITSVLMTLQKDGSWADIDYGRDTRDFSAGTHLNRVQTFAQAYINTASTYHRQAALLNGITSALTYWDEKDPQSWNWYHNQIFSPQHLGEILILLEGTSFPKELRGRLLQQMERGDPRKWTGANKLDIATHYIYRACLTANDTLMQLGVSEAFYPIRLTTEEGIQHDYSYQQHGAQLYVYGYGAVFVEGETRIAYYLRGTSYALSGEQLDIFSNFVRNTFLKVRRGKTVDYGTAGRSISRLNALAPGGTANLQKLKELDPGHAQEYEAAIGRNFGKQPASYGVKANHTQYWRSDYATHTRPGYFIGVHGTSPRTAKQENGNDENLKGYYLSDGSYSLNTTGGEYLNIFPVWDWSMIPGTTVPYITNIPIRKAWGFNFGTTPFCGGVSDSLYGAAALDFSDYNTQARKAWFFFDEEVVCLGAGITSTARENIYTTVNQCLLAGKVQKGKQWFTHNGISYYFPSAANVQLSTATQTGDWYSINKNGIKDPQRKEVFKLWIDHGQQPKDASYVYYILPGQDMASYNAKAVSVLQNTADIQAVYHNSLKIWQVVFYKAGTFNNQITVDRPCVLMIRDNKLSIADPTQSDSPVQVSIQLPGMQQPRHITCNMPSGAFAGGTMKYDIR from the coding sequence ATGAAAAAACTATTCATTTTCCTGTTGATACCACTGCTCGCCGCCAGTACCTTGCTGGCCCAGTCGGAGTATACCACTATTTTAGATCGCATCCGTAAAGACATGATCCCCGACGCGGCCAACACGGCCCGCCAGGATAAGATCATCACCAGCGTATTAATGACCCTGCAGAAGGATGGTTCCTGGGCCGACATCGACTACGGCCGCGACACCCGCGACTTCTCTGCCGGCACCCACCTGAACCGGGTACAAACATTCGCGCAGGCGTATATCAATACGGCCAGTACCTATCACCGGCAGGCGGCCCTGCTGAACGGCATCACCAGCGCGCTCACCTACTGGGACGAAAAAGACCCGCAAAGCTGGAACTGGTATCACAACCAGATATTCAGCCCGCAGCACCTGGGCGAAATCCTCATCCTGCTGGAAGGCACCAGTTTCCCGAAAGAGCTGCGTGGCCGACTGTTACAACAGATGGAACGTGGCGACCCGCGCAAATGGACCGGCGCCAACAAACTCGACATCGCGACTCACTATATTTACCGCGCCTGCCTTACCGCTAATGACACCCTCATGCAGCTGGGCGTATCCGAAGCATTTTATCCCATCCGGCTCACTACCGAAGAAGGTATTCAGCACGACTACTCGTACCAGCAACACGGTGCGCAGTTATACGTATATGGCTACGGCGCGGTGTTCGTGGAGGGCGAAACCCGCATCGCTTACTACCTCCGTGGCACCTCTTACGCGTTATCCGGGGAGCAGCTGGATATATTCAGCAACTTCGTCCGCAATACGTTCTTAAAAGTTAGGCGCGGCAAAACCGTGGACTATGGCACCGCTGGCCGCAGCATCAGCCGACTGAACGCTTTAGCTCCCGGCGGTACCGCCAACCTGCAAAAGCTGAAGGAGCTGGACCCGGGCCATGCGCAGGAATATGAAGCCGCCATTGGGCGCAACTTCGGCAAACAACCCGCCTCTTACGGCGTGAAAGCTAACCATACGCAATACTGGCGATCAGATTATGCTACACATACCCGCCCGGGCTACTTCATCGGTGTACACGGCACCTCGCCGCGCACGGCTAAGCAGGAAAACGGCAACGATGAAAACCTGAAAGGATATTACTTATCGGATGGTTCGTACAGTCTTAACACCACCGGCGGCGAATACCTTAATATTTTTCCCGTGTGGGACTGGAGTATGATTCCCGGCACTACCGTTCCCTATATTACCAACATCCCCATCCGCAAAGCCTGGGGCTTCAACTTTGGCACTACGCCTTTTTGCGGAGGAGTATCCGACTCGCTGTACGGTGCAGCCGCCCTGGACTTTTCTGATTACAACACACAGGCGCGTAAAGCCTGGTTCTTCTTCGATGAGGAAGTGGTTTGTTTAGGTGCAGGTATCACCTCCACCGCCAGGGAAAATATATACACTACCGTTAACCAATGCCTGCTGGCGGGCAAAGTGCAAAAGGGCAAACAATGGTTCACGCACAACGGCATCAGTTATTACTTTCCTTCGGCTGCCAATGTGCAGCTGAGTACCGCGACGCAAACAGGCGACTGGTACTCGATCAATAAAAATGGTATTAAAGATCCACAACGTAAGGAAGTATTTAAACTCTGGATCGATCATGGCCAGCAACCGAAAGACGCCTCTTATGTATACTACATCCTACCCGGCCAGGATATGGCATCTTACAATGCCAAAGCCGTAAGCGTGTTACAAAACACGGCGGATATACAGGCGGTATATCACAACAGTTTAAAGATATGGCAGGTAGTATTTTACAAAGCCGGCACCTTCAACAACCAAATTACCGTCGATCGTCCCTGCGTGCTGATGATACGCGACAACAAGTTATCCATTGCCGACCCTACCCAATCAGATTCGCCGGTGCAAGTAAGTATTCAACTGCCCGGCATGCAGCAACCACGTCATATTACCTGCAACATGCCGTCGGGGGCGTTTGCAGGAGGAACGATGAAGTACGATATCCGTTAA
- a CDS encoding ThuA domain-containing protein produces MRIRSLVFLATLAVFAFLAGCKKTREGQPRILVFTKTSGFHHAAIPAGIRAIQKLGAENGFIVDTTENASKFNEDSLAKYAAVVFLSTTGDVLNNFQEADFERYIQSGGGFVGVHAAADTEYDWAWYGKLVGGYFESHPPGVHKAKINVLVKNFAATKDLPEVWEHTDEWYNYKNFNKEVKVLMNLDEKSYTGGKMGAEHPISWYHDFDGGRAFYTGLGHTEESYTEAAFLKHLLGGIEYAIGDNKVLDYSKASAVRVPQEDRFSRQVLAGGEFFEPTEMTILPNLDILVAQRRGEILMYNNGTKTLSQVGFLNVYHKTNVEGVNAEEGVLGIQADPDFEKNHYVFIFYSPADTSVNRLSRFKFENNQLDLASEKVVLQFYSQRQICCHTGGSIAFGPDKLLYLSTGDNTTPFDEPNQPYTTKSFGPIDDRPGHLQYDGRRTSANTNDLRGKVLRIRVKEDGSYEIPDGNLYKPGTANTKPEIYVMGTRNPYRISVDQKTGYLYWGEVGPDAANDIEERGPRGYDEVNQAKTPGNYGYPLFIGNNKPYRQFNYETGESGPAWDPAKPVNISRNNTGLKDLPPARPAFIWYPYGKSEEFPLVGAGGRNAEAGPVYYSDLYPKETRLPDYYDGKLFIYDWIRNWIMAVTMDKDGNYVKMERFMPGTKFHAPIDMEMGPDGRLYVLEYGSGWFSKNPDAALTRIDYNGGNRAPVAKLKVDKITGGLPFKVKVNAEGSKDTDGDPITYVWHFGDGNRKETKDPQAEFTFSQPGEYLISVEVFDDKGAHTQSNVVAVYAGNETPDVKVNVSGNSMFYFPGKKVNYTVAITDKEDGNSANSTLDMANVYIKPMYVEGRDKAAMPQGHQVISGAIAGKNMVESGDCKSCHKVDEKSIGPSFKQVSEKYKNDPKAMDYLAQKIIRGGAGVWGEVAMSAHPTITTGEAKQIAEWVLSLAGGVQQSPSLPLTGSVDPLNGGEWKEKGIFYLVASYTDKGAAGIRPITGTANVELRNPIFIADHYDGADGMSSMEVEGKRFVLPSKQGWLSYKDIDFAEVNGIEFNYAVQDSTMTTGYVVTAHLDSPTGQQLGETVLGPGASAGKLNIAAVNFATLTGNKPRSLYLVVKAQDPAIQSAVLLYSFKLVSK; encoded by the coding sequence ATGAGGATACGAAGTCTCGTTTTCCTGGCCACGCTGGCGGTATTCGCCTTCCTGGCGGGCTGTAAAAAAACGCGCGAAGGCCAACCGCGGATACTGGTGTTTACAAAGACCAGCGGCTTTCACCATGCTGCCATCCCTGCCGGCATACGGGCTATTCAGAAGCTGGGTGCTGAGAATGGCTTTATAGTAGATACCACGGAAAATGCATCGAAGTTTAATGAAGACTCCCTGGCGAAGTACGCCGCCGTCGTGTTTTTATCGACTACCGGCGATGTGCTCAATAACTTCCAGGAGGCGGATTTTGAAAGATATATTCAATCCGGCGGCGGCTTTGTTGGCGTACATGCCGCAGCTGATACCGAATATGACTGGGCCTGGTACGGTAAACTGGTAGGCGGCTATTTCGAAAGCCATCCACCGGGTGTACACAAGGCAAAGATCAATGTACTGGTAAAGAATTTTGCGGCGACCAAAGACTTGCCCGAAGTATGGGAGCACACCGACGAATGGTATAACTATAAAAACTTCAACAAAGAGGTAAAGGTGCTGATGAACCTGGACGAGAAGAGTTATACCGGCGGTAAAATGGGGGCGGAACATCCCATCAGCTGGTACCATGACTTTGATGGTGGCCGCGCGTTTTACACGGGTCTTGGTCACACAGAAGAATCTTACACGGAAGCCGCTTTCCTGAAACACCTGTTAGGTGGTATTGAATACGCGATCGGTGATAATAAAGTGCTGGATTATTCTAAAGCCAGCGCCGTTCGCGTACCACAGGAAGATCGCTTTAGCCGCCAGGTGCTGGCCGGCGGCGAGTTTTTCGAACCAACGGAAATGACTATACTACCCAACCTCGACATCCTCGTAGCACAACGCCGTGGCGAGATACTGATGTACAACAACGGTACGAAAACATTGTCGCAGGTGGGTTTTCTGAATGTATATCACAAAACGAACGTAGAAGGTGTGAATGCGGAAGAAGGTGTATTGGGCATACAGGCCGACCCGGATTTTGAGAAGAACCATTACGTGTTCATCTTTTACTCACCGGCAGATACCTCTGTAAACCGTTTGTCGCGCTTTAAGTTCGAAAACAACCAGCTTGATCTCGCTTCTGAAAAGGTGGTATTGCAGTTTTATTCCCAACGCCAGATTTGTTGCCATACGGGCGGGTCTATCGCGTTTGGTCCGGACAAACTGTTGTACCTCTCCACCGGCGATAATACCACACCGTTCGATGAACCCAATCAGCCTTACACGACAAAGAGCTTCGGCCCGATCGACGATCGTCCGGGTCACTTGCAATACGACGGCCGCAGGACCTCTGCCAATACGAACGACCTGCGTGGTAAAGTGCTGCGCATCCGTGTGAAAGAAGATGGTTCTTATGAAATTCCGGATGGCAACCTGTACAAACCCGGCACCGCTAACACCAAACCGGAGATCTATGTAATGGGTACCCGCAACCCGTACCGTATTTCCGTTGACCAGAAAACCGGTTATCTCTATTGGGGCGAGGTAGGTCCGGATGCGGCAAACGACATTGAAGAGCGTGGCCCGCGTGGTTACGATGAAGTAAACCAGGCTAAAACGCCCGGCAACTATGGTTACCCGCTGTTCATTGGTAACAACAAACCTTATCGCCAGTTTAATTATGAAACCGGCGAAAGCGGCCCGGCCTGGGACCCTGCAAAGCCAGTGAACATATCCCGCAATAATACAGGTTTAAAAGACCTGCCGCCAGCACGCCCGGCATTCATCTGGTACCCTTACGGTAAGTCGGAAGAGTTCCCGCTCGTAGGCGCGGGTGGCCGTAATGCGGAAGCGGGTCCTGTTTATTACAGCGACCTGTATCCGAAAGAAACACGCCTGCCCGATTACTACGATGGCAAGCTGTTTATTTACGACTGGATCCGTAACTGGATCATGGCGGTAACGATGGATAAAGATGGCAACTATGTGAAGATGGAGCGCTTCATGCCAGGCACTAAATTCCATGCACCGATCGATATGGAAATGGGTCCGGACGGCCGCCTGTACGTATTAGAATACGGCAGCGGATGGTTCTCGAAAAACCCGGACGCAGCGCTCACCCGCATCGATTACAACGGCGGCAACCGGGCACCGGTAGCGAAGTTGAAGGTGGATAAAATTACCGGCGGCCTGCCGTTTAAAGTGAAAGTGAACGCCGAAGGTTCCAAAGACACGGACGGCGATCCGATCACGTACGTTTGGCATTTCGGCGACGGCAACAGGAAAGAAACGAAAGATCCGCAGGCTGAATTTACGTTTAGCCAACCGGGTGAGTACCTGATATCCGTAGAAGTGTTCGACGATAAAGGGGCACATACCCAAAGTAACGTTGTCGCGGTGTACGCGGGCAATGAAACGCCGGATGTAAAAGTGAACGTGAGTGGTAATAGTATGTTCTACTTCCCCGGTAAGAAGGTAAATTATACCGTGGCCATTACCGATAAGGAAGATGGCAACTCTGCGAACAGTACACTTGATATGGCAAACGTGTACATCAAACCGATGTATGTGGAAGGCCGGGATAAAGCGGCCATGCCGCAAGGCCACCAGGTAATATCCGGTGCCATTGCCGGTAAAAACATGGTGGAATCCGGCGATTGTAAATCATGTCATAAAGTAGATGAAAAGTCAATCGGGCCTTCCTTTAAACAAGTGAGCGAGAAGTATAAAAATGATCCGAAGGCGATGGATTACCTCGCACAAAAAATCATTCGCGGCGGCGCAGGCGTATGGGGCGAAGTAGCCATGTCGGCGCATCCTACGATCACCACCGGCGAAGCGAAACAGATCGCTGAGTGGGTGCTTTCTTTGGCAGGTGGCGTGCAGCAATCACCGTCGTTGCCGCTTACAGGCAGCGTAGACCCGCTGAACGGTGGCGAATGGAAAGAAAAGGGTATTTTCTACCTTGTGGCCAGCTATACCGATAAAGGCGCCGCAGGCATTCGTCCGATTACCGGCACCGCCAACGTAGAACTGCGCAACCCGATCTTCATCGCCGATCATTACGATGGTGCAGATGGGATGTCGTCTATGGAAGTGGAAGGTAAACGTTTCGTGTTGCCGTCTAAACAAGGCTGGTTGTCATACAAAGACATTGACTTTGCAGAAGTGAACGGCATCGAGTTTAACTACGCCGTGCAGGATTCTACGATGACCACCGGTTACGTAGTGACCGCGCACCTCGATAGCCCCACCGGCCAGCAACTCGGCGAAACGGTGTTAGGCCCCGGCGCATCGGCCGGTAAGCTGAATATCGCAGCTGTCAATTTTGCGACGTTGACGGGTAACAAGCCACGCAGCTTGTACCTGGTCGTGAAAGCGCAGGATCCGGCGATACAGTCGGCGGTGTTGTTGTATAGTTTTAAGTTGGTGTCGAAGTGA
- a CDS encoding ThuA domain-containing protein yields the protein MRKITLLLLALVAMVSVANAKKKAKPRVLVFSKTAGFRHDAIPQGKLALLKLGEENGFAVDTTEDAGKFTPDNLKQYAAIVFLNTTGDILNDGQQAALEQYIRKGGGYAGIHAATDTEYEWPWYNQLVGAYFLSHPAQQTATLKVVNHEHPATKHLPNDWVRKDEWYNFKSIVPGLSVLIKIDESTYEGGKNGDDHPMSWYRDFDGGRSFYTELGHTKASYTEPAFLQHVLGGLEYAMGKQFPKKKR from the coding sequence ATGAGAAAAATTACGCTCCTGTTGTTGGCCCTCGTGGCCATGGTAAGTGTGGCAAACGCTAAGAAGAAGGCAAAACCAAGAGTCCTGGTATTTTCAAAAACCGCGGGTTTCCGGCATGATGCGATCCCGCAGGGAAAACTGGCCCTGTTAAAGCTGGGCGAGGAAAATGGTTTTGCAGTGGATACAACGGAAGATGCCGGTAAGTTTACCCCCGATAACCTGAAACAATATGCCGCGATCGTGTTCCTTAACACTACGGGCGACATCCTCAACGACGGCCAGCAGGCCGCGCTGGAACAATACATCCGCAAAGGCGGCGGATATGCAGGCATACACGCTGCAACCGATACAGAATATGAATGGCCCTGGTACAACCAGCTGGTGGGCGCTTACTTTCTCAGTCACCCCGCACAGCAAACGGCCACTTTAAAAGTAGTGAACCACGAACACCCTGCTACCAAACATCTGCCCAACGATTGGGTACGTAAAGATGAATGGTACAACTTTAAAAGCATCGTACCCGGCCTGAGTGTCCTCATCAAAATAGATGAAAGCACTTATGAAGGCGGCAAAAACGGCGACGATCACCCTATGAGCTGGTACCGCGATTTCGATGGCGGCCGCAGCTTTTACACAGAACTCGGACACACAAAGGCCTCCTATACAGAGCCGGCCTTTCTACAACACGTATTGGGCGGACTCGAATATGCAATGGGCAAACAATTCCCTAAGAAGAAGCGATAA
- a CDS encoding 3-keto-disaccharide hydrolase: MKRIVFSAMAACMIVSACATAQDGTGLSKKEKKAGWKQLFDGKTLTGWHQFHAKPGSTPAWKAVDGTLFLDTDAKASGASGGDLVTNEDYENFEFEYEWKISPNGNSGVMFGVNEDKKYGATYSTGPEMQVIDDAGHPDGKNKKHNSGELYDMIAAPKFYAKPVGEWNKAKIIKKDGKITLFLNGEKTAETTMGTPEWQELLNNSKFKTWKGFGEYPKGKIALQDHGDKVWYRNLKIRQL; this comes from the coding sequence ATGAAACGTATCGTTTTTTCCGCCATGGCTGCCTGCATGATCGTCAGCGCATGTGCAACGGCCCAGGACGGAACCGGCTTAAGCAAAAAAGAAAAGAAAGCAGGCTGGAAACAGCTGTTCGATGGTAAAACACTCACCGGCTGGCACCAGTTTCACGCTAAACCCGGCAGCACGCCCGCCTGGAAAGCAGTAGACGGTACCCTGTTCCTGGACACTGATGCGAAAGCATCCGGTGCATCCGGCGGCGACCTGGTAACTAACGAAGATTATGAAAACTTCGAGTTCGAATACGAATGGAAGATATCACCCAACGGTAACAGCGGTGTGATGTTCGGCGTAAACGAAGACAAAAAGTACGGCGCTACTTATTCTACCGGTCCTGAAATGCAGGTAATCGACGATGCCGGCCACCCGGACGGTAAAAACAAAAAACACAATTCAGGTGAACTGTATGATATGATCGCGGCTCCTAAATTCTACGCTAAACCCGTAGGTGAGTGGAACAAAGCCAAAATCATTAAGAAAGATGGTAAAATTACTCTCTTCCTGAACGGTGAAAAAACGGCAGAAACTACCATGGGTACACCCGAGTGGCAGGAGCTGCTGAACAACAGCAAATTCAAAACCTGGAAAGGCTTTGGCGAATATCCGAAAGGTAAGATCGCGCTTCAGGACCATGGCGATAAAGTATGGTATCGCAATCTGAAGATCCGCCAGCTGTAA
- a CDS encoding c-type cytochrome: protein MTKKFLTPLVISALFIAACGGGGEKKEEAKSDEVKIAANETPAAPVVSKGETLIAAKDCLTCHKVELKLVGPAYIDVAKKYPATEENIAMLADKIIKGGTGNWGEVPMTPHPDIPVDDAKEMVKYILSTGK from the coding sequence ATGACAAAGAAGTTTTTAACGCCGCTTGTAATAAGTGCATTGTTTATCGCGGCATGTGGCGGCGGTGGCGAAAAAAAGGAAGAAGCCAAATCTGATGAGGTGAAAATCGCAGCGAACGAAACGCCGGCCGCGCCAGTAGTTTCTAAAGGTGAAACGCTGATTGCCGCAAAAGACTGCCTTACCTGCCACAAGGTGGAACTGAAACTCGTAGGCCCGGCTTACATCGACGTAGCAAAAAAATATCCTGCCACAGAAGAGAATATAGCCATGCTGGCGGACAAAATCATTAAAGGTGGTACAGGTAACTGGGGCGAAGTGCCAATGACGCCGCACCCGGATATTCCTGTTGACGATGCGAAAGAAATGGTGAAATACATCCTTTCTACCGGTAAGTAA
- a CDS encoding sugar phosphate isomerase/epimerase family protein: MKTIKGPGIFLAQFVDDKAPFNNLKDICNWAGGLGFKGVQIPTWDSRLIDLKKAAESQTYADELKGVVKEAGMEITELSTHLQGQLVAVHPAYNELFDGFAPAELRGAGNVKARTEWAVNQLKLAAKASKNLGLNASATFSGALLWQTVYPWPQRPAGLVETGFKELANRWLPILNEYDANGVDLCYEIHPGEDLHDGISYERFLEATGNHNRACLLYDPSHFVLQCLDYLEYIDIYHEKIRMFHVKDAEFNPTGRSGVYGGYQSWIDRPGRFRSLGDGQVDFKGVFSKLTQYNFSGWAVMEWECCMKHPEDGAKEGAVFIKDHIIRVTERAFDDFAGTGSDEAFNKKVLGI, from the coding sequence ATGAAAACGATTAAAGGTCCGGGTATATTCCTGGCGCAGTTCGTAGACGATAAAGCGCCGTTCAATAACCTGAAAGATATCTGTAACTGGGCCGGCGGCCTGGGTTTTAAAGGTGTGCAGATCCCTACCTGGGACAGCCGCCTGATTGACCTGAAAAAAGCAGCTGAAAGCCAGACGTACGCGGACGAGCTGAAAGGCGTCGTAAAAGAAGCCGGTATGGAAATCACCGAGCTGTCGACCCACCTGCAGGGCCAGCTGGTAGCGGTGCATCCTGCGTATAACGAGTTGTTCGACGGTTTTGCGCCTGCAGAACTGCGTGGCGCGGGTAATGTGAAGGCACGCACCGAATGGGCCGTAAACCAGCTGAAGCTGGCGGCTAAAGCCAGTAAAAACCTGGGATTGAACGCTTCGGCGACCTTCAGCGGTGCATTGCTCTGGCAAACCGTGTATCCCTGGCCACAAAGGCCTGCAGGGCTGGTGGAAACCGGCTTTAAGGAATTGGCAAACCGCTGGTTGCCCATCCTGAATGAATACGATGCGAACGGTGTAGACCTTTGCTACGAAATTCATCCGGGTGAGGATTTACATGACGGCATCAGCTACGAGCGTTTCCTCGAAGCGACCGGCAACCATAACCGGGCCTGCCTGCTGTACGATCCGAGCCACTTTGTATTACAATGCCTCGACTACCTGGAGTACATTGATATTTACCATGAAAAGATCCGGATGTTCCATGTGAAAGATGCGGAGTTTAATCCTACAGGCCGTTCCGGCGTGTATGGCGGCTACCAGTCATGGATCGACCGTCCGGGTCGTTTCCGCTCACTGGGCGACGGTCAGGTAGACTTCAAAGGTGTTTTCAGCAAGCTGACCCAATACAACTTCAGCGGTTGGGCCGTAATGGAGTGGGAATGCTGCATGAAGCACCCGGAAGACGGCGCCAAAGAAGGGGCTGTTTTTATCAAAGATCACATCATTCGTGTAACAGAGAGGGCCTTCGACGATTTCGCCGGAACCGGCTCTGATGAAGCTTTTAATAAGAAAGTGCTGGGGATTTAA
- a CDS encoding Gfo/Idh/MocA family protein — protein MNRKLRMGMIGGGKDAFIGAVHRIAANMDGLIELKAGALSVNPEIAVESGRMLFLDEDRTYTDYKTMLEKEAARTEDRLDFITIVTPNFAHFEPAMMALEKGFHVVVEKPITLNLDEAKQLKEQVAKTGQLLLLTHTYTGYPMAKQARQMVKEGALGKIRKVWVEYPQGWLSKLSEREGNAQAAWRTDPKRSGKSGAFGDIGTHAFNLAEYVSGLQVEKLCADLNIMVDGRALDDDGAVLLKFNSGAAGVLMASQVAAGEENALKIRVYGEKGGLEWAQHEPNTLIVRWLDKPTEIYRQGTGFGNLSSYTVHNTRTPGGHPEGYLEAFGNLYRNFALQVSARIDGTTPAAEALDIPGVEEGIRGMAFIDTVVKSSASTEKWTKFEI, from the coding sequence ATGAACCGTAAACTTAGAATGGGCATGATCGGAGGCGGTAAAGACGCCTTCATCGGAGCCGTGCACAGAATTGCCGCCAATATGGACGGGCTGATTGAACTGAAAGCAGGCGCATTGAGCGTAAATCCTGAAATCGCCGTAGAATCGGGCCGTATGTTGTTCCTCGACGAGGACCGTACTTACACCGATTACAAAACGATGCTGGAAAAAGAAGCGGCGCGCACGGAAGACAGGCTGGATTTTATCACCATCGTTACGCCAAACTTCGCTCACTTCGAGCCGGCGATGATGGCGCTGGAGAAGGGCTTTCACGTAGTAGTGGAAAAGCCGATCACGCTGAACCTCGACGAAGCAAAACAACTGAAAGAGCAGGTGGCTAAAACCGGCCAGCTGTTACTGTTAACACATACTTACACCGGTTATCCAATGGCGAAACAAGCCCGCCAGATGGTAAAAGAAGGTGCCCTCGGCAAGATCCGTAAGGTATGGGTAGAATACCCGCAGGGCTGGCTCAGCAAACTGAGCGAGCGTGAAGGTAACGCCCAGGCAGCCTGGCGTACAGACCCTAAACGCAGCGGTAAAAGCGGCGCGTTCGGCGATATCGGTACGCATGCCTTTAACCTGGCCGAATATGTATCGGGCCTGCAGGTAGAAAAATTGTGTGCTGACCTGAACATCATGGTAGACGGCCGCGCGCTGGACGACGATGGCGCCGTACTCCTGAAATTCAACAGCGGCGCTGCCGGTGTACTCATGGCATCGCAGGTAGCTGCAGGTGAAGAGAACGCACTGAAGATCCGCGTTTATGGCGAGAAGGGCGGCCTGGAATGGGCGCAGCACGAACCAAACACGCTGATCGTACGGTGGCTCGACAAACCCACGGAGATCTACCGCCAGGGCACTGGTTTCGGTAACCTCTCCAGCTACACAGTACACAATACCCGCACGCCGGGCGGTCACCCCGAAGGTTACCTCGAAGCATTCGGCAACCTGTACCGCAACTTTGCCCTGCAGGTAAGCGCCCGCATCGATGGCACCACTCCTGCAGCTGAAGCGCTCGACATCCCGGGTGTGGAAGAAGGCATTCGTGGTATGGCGTTCATCGACACGGTAGTGAAATCATCTGCCAGCACAGAGAAATGGACCAAATTTGAAATCTAA
- a CDS encoding MFS transporter: MKKPIEPSKLFVASCLALLVTSLSFGIRAGILGELGVKFNLNVSQLSIIAGTAFWGFPLAVVIGGFIVDSIGMKRLLMAAFALHLIGIVLTIFANGFWSLFISTLFIGMANGTVEAACNPLVASIYPNNKTTKLSHFHLWFPGGIVVGTLIVFLFKNYLNLGYEWQVATMIIPTIIYGYLFLQLEMPVTERVAAGVSDKEMYRALGSPLFIFIFIMMFGTAITELFTGQWIDVLLKNVTENAILILALTAGVQTLGRAFAGPLIHRMAPAGVLLASAVFSAIGLYMLGHVSGNLIFAAAIIFGIGVTYFWPTMIGFVSENVPKSGALGMNLVGGAGMFAVSIYMIFMGSFYDGIIARNLPANASLDAYRGAAAGTPEAAAFAQAQAVAGPEIINATLVIPIILVVAFTGLVFYMRGRQKPHLQTA, from the coding sequence ATGAAAAAGCCAATAGAGCCTTCGAAACTATTTGTTGCCAGCTGCCTGGCCCTCCTTGTTACCTCGCTTTCCTTCGGCATCCGTGCTGGTATACTGGGCGAGTTAGGGGTGAAATTTAACCTGAATGTAAGCCAGTTAAGTATTATCGCCGGAACGGCCTTCTGGGGCTTTCCGCTGGCGGTGGTGATTGGTGGGTTCATTGTAGATTCTATCGGGATGAAACGGCTGCTCATGGCGGCTTTTGCGCTGCACCTGATCGGTATCGTGCTCACGATCTTCGCCAATGGCTTCTGGAGCCTGTTTATTTCCACGTTGTTCATAGGCATGGCCAATGGTACGGTGGAAGCGGCTTGTAACCCATTGGTGGCCAGTATTTATCCTAATAATAAGACCACGAAGCTCAGTCACTTTCACCTCTGGTTCCCGGGCGGCATCGTGGTGGGTACACTCATCGTTTTCTTGTTCAAAAATTATCTGAACCTGGGCTATGAGTGGCAGGTGGCGACGATGATTATTCCGACCATCATCTACGGATACCTGTTCCTGCAGCTGGAAATGCCGGTGACAGAGCGTGTGGCGGCGGGTGTGAGCGACAAGGAAATGTACCGCGCGCTTGGATCGCCATTGTTTATTTTTATCTTTATCATGATGTTCGGCACCGCGATCACCGAGCTGTTTACCGGCCAGTGGATCGATGTGTTGTTAAAGAATGTAACGGAAAATGCGATCCTCATCCTGGCGCTCACCGCAGGGGTACAAACCCTGGGACGCGCATTTGCAGGACCTTTGATCCATCGTATGGCACCGGCGGGCGTACTACTCGCCTCCGCGGTATTTTCGGCGATCGGCCTGTACATGCTGGGGCATGTAAGCGGTAACCTTATTTTCGCCGCAGCGATTATCTTTGGCATTGGGGTTACTTATTTCTGGCCTACGATGATCGGTTTTGTTTCCGAGAACGTGCCGAAGTCGGGCGCATTGGGTATGAATCTTGTTGGTGGCGCGGGCATGTTTGCCGTGTCGATTTACATGATTTTTATGGGCTCCTTTTATGATGGCATTATTGCACGTAACTTGCCGGCGAATGCCAGCCTGGATGCTTACCGCGGTGCAGCCGCCGGAACGCCCGAAGCAGCCGCATTTGCACAGGCACAGGCAGTGGCCGGACCAGAAATCATTAACGCCACTTTGGTAATACCCATTATATTAGTGGTGGCCTTTACAGGGCTGGTATTTTATATGAGAGGCCGTCAGAAGCCACATTTGCAAACAGCATAA